The following coding sequences lie in one Takifugu flavidus isolate HTHZ2018 chromosome 4, ASM371156v2, whole genome shotgun sequence genomic window:
- the tshba gene encoding thyroid stimulating hormone subunit beta a yields MDATAFPCWLFFLLFSPAVPMCLPTDFTLYVERPECEFCVAINTTICMGFCYSRDSNMRDILGPRFLVQRGCTYDKVEYRTAILPGCSIQANPTFTYPVALSCHCGACRTESNECAHRASMDGARCTKPFRDLSLFSGQSNYMISF; encoded by the exons ATGGATGCGACAGCTTTTCCTTGttggctcttttttttgctcttcaGCCCTGCTGTTCCCATGTGTTTGCCCACCGACTTTACCCTATACGTGGAGAGGCCAGAGTGCGAGTTCTGTGTGGCGATCAACACTACCATCTGTATGGGATTCTGCTACTCCAGG GACAGCAACATGAGGGACATACTTGGACCACGCTTCCTTGTCCAGAGAGGCTGTACCTATGACAAGGTGGAATACCGTACAGCCATATTGCCCGGCTGTTCCATCCAGGCCAATCCTACCTTCACTTACCCAGTGGCTCTCAGCTGCCACTGCGGTGCCTGCAGGACTGAAAGCAACGAGTGTGCACATCGGGCCAGCATGGATGGAGCCAGGTGTACCAAACCATTCAGAGATCTGTCCTTATTTTCAGGCCAGAGCAACTACATGATCTCCTTCTGA
- the slc25a55a gene encoding solute carrier family 25 member 55a, whose amino-acid sequence MSQHQISLPAKLINGGIAGIVGVTCVFPIDLAKTRLQNQRQGQMVYKSMMDCLVKTVRSEGYFGMYRGAAVNLTLVTPEKAIKLAANDFFRHQLAKDGKSLTVFKEMLAGCGAGMCQVVITTPMEMLKIQLQDAGRLAAQQQRPVKMSSTKLVVTNTMLSRSYNSGAVVAVPRAASAIQIARQLLQTQGVSGLYKGLGATLMRDVPFSVVYFPLFANLNQMGKPSPGESSPFYWAFLSGCVAGSTAAVAVNPCDVVKTRLQSLNKGSGEETYSGVVDCVTKILRKEGPTAFLKGAGCRALVIAPLFGIAQVMYFVGIGEYIMDNSPLSLLSV is encoded by the exons ATGTCTCAGCATCAAATTAG CCTCCCAGCCAAACTCATTAATGGAGGAATCGCTGGCATTGTTGGTGTTACATGTGTCTTCCCTATTGACTTGGCCAAAACCAGGTTGCAAAATCAGAGACAGGGTCAGATGGTCTACAAGAGCAT GATGGACTGCCTTGTCAAAACCGTTCGATCAGAAGGTTACTTTGGAATGTACAGGG GTGCAGCTGTGAATCTCACTTTGGTCACCCCTGAGAAGGCAATCAAGTTGGCGGCAAATGACTTTTTTAGGCATCAGCTTGCAAAGGACGG AAAGAGTCTGACAGTGTTCAAAGAGATGTTGGCAGGGTGTGGTGCAGGCATGTGCCAGGTTGTTATCACCACCCCTATGGAAATGCTTAAGATCCAGCTACAGGATGCAGGCAGACTTG CTGCACAGCAGCAAAGGCCAGTCAAGATGTCGTCCACAAAGCTTGTGGTCACCAACACCATGTTGAGTCGTTCCTACAACTCCGGTGCAGTAGTTGCAGTGCCCAGAGCTGCATCTGCCATCCAGATTGCACGGCAGCTCCTCCAAACTCAGGGCGTTTCAGGTCTTTACAAAGGTCTGGGCGCAACTCTGATGAG GGATGTCCCCTTCTCGGTTGTCTACTTCCCATTGTTTGCTAACCTGAACCAAATGGGCAAACCTAGTCCTGGGGAGTCCTCTCCCTTCTACTGGGCTTTCCTCTCAGGCTGTGTAGCAGGATCGACTGCTGCTGTGGCCGTGAACCCCTGTGATG tggtgaaGACGAGGCTGCAGTCTTTGAACAAAGGATCCGGTGAGGAGACTTACAGTGGAGTCGTTGACTGTGTGAC TAAAATATTGCGGAAAGAGGGACCTACTGCCTTCCTAAAGGGTGCTGGTTGTCGCGCTCTTGTCATCGCTCCACTCTTCGGCATTGCACAGGTTATGTACTTTGTGGGCATTGGCGAATACATCATGGACAACTCGCCACTCAGCCTTCTGTCGGTATGA